One genomic window of Williamwhitmania sp. includes the following:
- a CDS encoding L-threonylcarbamoyladenylate synthase, whose protein sequence is MLIKLYPENPNPRDIATIVCLLENDGVIIYPTDSVYGLGCSIRSKKALEKILRIKGSKIKDVRFSMICSDFSHLSDYARVDNSTFKLLKKNLPGPFTFILPASGKVPDHYSGKRKTIGLRIPDNSIPIEIVKMLGVPLVNTSIKDIDEVLEYTTDPELIHERYENLVDCVIDGGYGGNEPSTIVDCTGEEPEIVREGLGELTI, encoded by the coding sequence ATGCTCATCAAACTCTACCCTGAAAATCCAAACCCGCGCGATATAGCCACCATTGTTTGCCTGTTGGAAAACGATGGCGTAATTATTTATCCAACCGACTCTGTGTACGGGCTTGGGTGTAGCATTCGCAGCAAGAAAGCGCTCGAAAAAATATTGCGCATTAAGGGATCAAAAATTAAGGATGTAAGGTTTTCAATGATTTGCTCCGACTTTAGCCATCTCTCGGACTACGCCAGAGTGGACAATTCCACCTTCAAACTGCTTAAAAAAAATCTTCCGGGACCATTTACCTTTATCCTTCCAGCATCTGGCAAAGTACCCGATCACTATTCTGGAAAAAGAAAAACCATCGGGCTCAGGATTCCCGACAACTCCATTCCCATCGAAATTGTAAAAATGCTAGGAGTTCCATTGGTAAACACCTCCATAAAGGATATCGATGAAGTGCTTGAATACACCACCGATCCTGAGCTCATACACGAGCGCTACGAAAATCTGGTTGATTGCGTGATTGACGGAGGATATGGCGGTAACGAGCCCTCCACCATTGTTGATTGCACTGGTGAAGAGCCCGAAATTGTTCGTGAAGGATTGGGAGAGCTAACTATTTAA
- a CDS encoding YceI family protein, with translation MKNVIFAFLMFSSLIAVGQSKFFTKTGYIGFYSKSPMEDISAKNEQATSIFDAETGKMVIAVLMKSFRFEKALMEEHFNENYVESDLYPKASFSGEIKDFKNLSFVNGQAVKVTVTGQLTIHGITKPISAEGTVTKTKDGYTADSQFYIKLDEYNVKIPSLVKDNINNDILITVKFNYLPMGK, from the coding sequence ATGAAAAACGTAATATTCGCTTTTTTGATGTTTAGCAGCCTTATTGCTGTTGGTCAATCGAAGTTTTTTACCAAAACGGGCTATATCGGTTTTTACTCAAAATCGCCCATGGAGGATATTTCTGCTAAGAATGAGCAGGCAACCAGCATTTTTGATGCAGAAACGGGTAAAATGGTCATTGCCGTTCTGATGAAATCCTTCCGGTTTGAAAAGGCCCTGATGGAGGAGCACTTCAACGAGAACTATGTTGAAAGTGATCTGTATCCAAAGGCATCATTTTCTGGCGAAATTAAGGATTTTAAAAACCTGAGTTTTGTGAACGGTCAGGCCGTCAAAGTTACCGTTACGGGACAACTTACAATACATGGGATTACTAAACCCATTTCTGCAGAGGGTACTGTTACCAAAACGAAAGATGGGTATACTGCGGATTCACAATTCTACATTAAGCTGGACGAGTATAACGTAAAAATACCTTCGCTAGTGAAGGATAATATCAACAACGATATTCTCATAACGGTTAAGTTCAACTATTTACCGATGGGAAAGTAA
- a CDS encoding DUF5777 family beta-barrel protein encodes MRKFLPIFIMALFSAYSGWCQDLDSLLDQQMGPQINYATATFKSSRIIDFHSVEQMKTGQLDFRINHRFGMLNTGPYEFWGLDQSTIKLSLELGLTDWLMVGIGRSSYEKTYDGSYKVKLFRQCSGAKNFPVTISYFSSIHINTLKWDNPNQTNYFSSRLAYTHQILVGRKFSERLSLQLSPTLVHRNLVATTLDQNDLWAMGFGGRIKLTTRFSLNFEYYYIARPINQLTDIKYTNPLSFGVDIDTGGHVFQLFVTNSVGNSENHIIGETTGKWSKGDIHFGFNISRVFSVYSGK; translated from the coding sequence ATGAGGAAGTTTTTACCAATTTTTATAATGGCCTTGTTCTCTGCTTATAGCGGATGGTGCCAAGATTTGGATTCATTGCTGGATCAGCAGATGGGGCCCCAAATCAACTATGCTACTGCGACATTTAAATCAAGTCGGATCATAGATTTTCATTCGGTGGAGCAGATGAAGACAGGGCAACTTGACTTTCGTATAAATCACCGTTTTGGAATGCTCAACACGGGACCATATGAATTCTGGGGGCTCGACCAAAGCACCATCAAGCTCTCATTGGAGCTTGGTTTAACCGATTGGCTTATGGTTGGAATTGGAAGAAGTTCATACGAAAAAACTTACGATGGTTCCTATAAAGTAAAGCTGTTTCGACAATGCTCCGGAGCTAAAAACTTTCCTGTTACTATTAGCTACTTTTCGAGCATCCACATAAATACGCTTAAGTGGGATAACCCTAATCAAACAAACTATTTTTCCTCACGGTTGGCATATACGCACCAGATTTTAGTGGGCAGAAAATTTAGTGAGCGGTTAAGTTTACAGCTCTCACCAACCTTAGTACATCGCAATTTAGTAGCAACTACGCTCGATCAAAACGACCTGTGGGCAATGGGGTTTGGTGGGCGAATAAAGTTGACAACGCGTTTCTCCTTGAATTTTGAGTACTACTATATTGCCCGACCAATTAACCAGCTTACCGATATTAAGTACACCAACCCATTATCGTTTGGCGTGGATATTGATACTGGCGGGCACGTTTTTCAGCTGTTTGTTACTAACTCCGTGGGTAACTCCGAAAATCATATCATAGGTGAAACCACCGGGAAGTGGTCAAAAGGAGATATTCACTTTGGGTTCAACATTTCACGGGTCTTTTCTGTTTATAGTGGTAAATAG
- a CDS encoding cation:proton antiporter, which yields MIDSYLLIIVIAVLVILSYFFDLLAEKTHVPAVLMLMVIGAVIKVGAHSLGYEISGVNQFLQLSGIVGLIFIVLDGAIDLELKREKLPLILRSFTAALVQQVAVIFLLAIAFFLVFQVDFHSALANAVPFAVISSAIAISSVKRMNYKKREFITYESTFSDILGIMFFNYTIQLQAFTPASAAVFISNLLILALISVAGVLFLAYIITRIKSHNKVFLILALLILMYALGEKAHLSTLLLILAFGLFANNLQLFSIGKITKYIHFEKLAEEFKIFRLIVRESTFLIRTVFFILFGYSINLQSLMSMDVFLEGMVIALAGLGIRFLYYILFSRRDMMPQVFIAPRGLITILLYYSIPAVYVIPELTEGVLAFVIAFSIVIMIGGIVRRGTPNTGMEPAKIMID from the coding sequence ATGATTGACAGCTACCTGCTGATAATAGTAATTGCCGTTTTGGTGATTCTCTCCTACTTTTTTGACCTATTGGCGGAAAAAACCCATGTCCCAGCAGTGCTGATGCTAATGGTAATTGGTGCAGTAATCAAAGTTGGAGCACACTCGCTTGGCTATGAAATTAGTGGAGTAAACCAATTTCTTCAGCTATCGGGAATTGTTGGGCTGATTTTTATAGTACTCGATGGAGCTATCGATTTGGAGCTAAAGAGGGAAAAGCTGCCACTAATACTTAGGTCGTTTACCGCCGCGCTCGTTCAGCAAGTAGCAGTAATTTTTTTGCTTGCCATTGCGTTCTTCTTGGTATTTCAGGTCGATTTCCACAGCGCACTAGCCAATGCAGTGCCTTTTGCTGTAATTAGCAGCGCCATTGCAATTTCAAGTGTCAAGCGTATGAACTACAAGAAAAGGGAGTTCATAACCTACGAATCGACTTTCTCGGATATCTTGGGCATCATGTTCTTCAACTACACCATACAGCTTCAGGCCTTTACGCCAGCTTCGGCAGCAGTTTTTATTTCCAACTTGCTGATACTTGCACTAATTTCGGTTGCTGGTGTACTTTTCTTGGCATACATCATCACGAGAATAAAATCGCACAACAAAGTATTTCTCATTTTGGCCCTGCTCATTCTAATGTATGCGCTAGGAGAAAAAGCACACCTCTCAACACTTCTGCTGATTCTTGCCTTTGGTCTGTTTGCAAACAATCTCCAGCTATTTTCAATTGGGAAGATCACCAAATACATCCATTTTGAGAAATTGGCCGAAGAGTTTAAGATTTTCCGTCTTATTGTTCGTGAATCAACCTTTCTCATCCGAACCGTTTTCTTCATTCTTTTTGGCTATAGCATTAATCTGCAAAGCCTAATGTCGATGGATGTGTTTCTGGAGGGAATGGTAATTGCCCTAGCGGGCTTGGGCATTCGCTTTCTCTACTACATTCTTTTCTCAAGAAGAGATATGATGCCACAAGTTTTTATCGCACCCAGAGGGTTGATTACCATTCTGTTATACTACTCAATTCCAGCCGTATATGTTATTCCAGAGCTCACTGAAGGTGTCTTAGCATTTGTAATTGCCTTCTCCATTGTGATAATGATTGGTGGCATAGTACGGCGTGGTACCCCCAATACGGGAATGGAGCCGGCCAAGATTATGATTGATTGA
- the trkA gene encoding Trk system potassium transporter TrkA, with protein sequence MNIIVAGAGEVGVHLAKMLSNEYHDIVIIDSNDDLLRLLDSNADVTTVNGSATNISTLMEAGIKKADLFIAVTHYEETNIIAAVLGKRLGAKKVIARIDNYEYLEPNNKEIFLNLGIDYLFYPEKIAAREIIGLLGQTSSTEYVDFSNGKLSLIVFKLEEGAPVVDKTLLQATHDNERLEYRAVAISREGETIIPRGNDQFQSGDLVYVISNQSGIKEMQKYSGKTNIDVNNLMILGGSRIGVRVAKELENHANIKLVEVDKDKSIRLAEILQNTLVINGDGGNTDLLLEEGLRNMDAFVAVTGNSETNILSCMLAKRMGVKKTIAEIENLDYIKLAESVGIDTVINKKLITASRIFRFTMSTDVQAIKCLTGSEAEVLEFIVKPGAAVTKGPVKHINFPKDAIIGGVVRGDVAFIAKGITEIKAYDRVVVFALPSAINKIGKYFN encoded by the coding sequence ATGAATATTATTGTTGCTGGGGCAGGCGAAGTTGGTGTACATCTTGCTAAGATGTTAAGCAATGAATACCATGATATAGTGATAATTGATTCCAATGACGACCTTCTTCGTTTACTCGATTCCAATGCCGATGTAACAACAGTAAATGGTTCTGCAACAAATATAAGCACCTTGATGGAGGCCGGAATAAAGAAGGCCGATTTATTTATTGCGGTAACCCACTATGAGGAGACCAACATAATTGCAGCGGTGCTTGGAAAGCGGTTAGGAGCCAAGAAGGTAATTGCTCGAATTGATAATTACGAGTACCTTGAGCCCAACAATAAAGAGATCTTCCTTAATCTGGGGATTGATTATCTCTTCTACCCAGAAAAAATTGCTGCACGTGAGATAATTGGATTACTAGGACAGACAAGCTCCACCGAGTATGTCGATTTTAGTAACGGAAAGTTATCGCTCATTGTGTTTAAGCTGGAGGAGGGTGCGCCGGTGGTGGATAAAACATTGCTGCAGGCTACGCACGATAATGAGAGGTTGGAGTATAGGGCTGTAGCCATAAGCAGGGAAGGTGAAACAATTATACCTCGTGGCAACGACCAGTTTCAATCGGGCGATTTGGTTTACGTTATCTCCAACCAGTCCGGCATCAAGGAGATGCAGAAATATTCTGGTAAAACGAACATTGACGTTAATAACCTCATGATTCTGGGGGGGAGCCGCATTGGTGTTCGTGTGGCAAAGGAGCTGGAGAATCATGCCAATATTAAGTTGGTTGAGGTCGATAAGGACAAAAGCATTAGGCTGGCCGAGATTCTGCAAAATACACTGGTGATAAATGGCGATGGAGGCAATACCGATCTTCTACTGGAGGAGGGGCTGCGCAACATGGATGCCTTTGTGGCCGTAACAGGCAATTCGGAAACAAATATTCTCTCCTGCATGCTGGCCAAGCGCATGGGGGTGAAGAAAACCATTGCAGAGATTGAAAATCTTGACTACATAAAATTGGCAGAGAGCGTAGGCATTGATACCGTTATTAACAAAAAGCTCATTACTGCCAGCCGCATTTTCCGCTTTACCATGAGCACCGATGTGCAAGCTATAAAATGCCTTACAGGTAGTGAAGCGGAAGTATTAGAGTTTATTGTTAAACCAGGTGCCGCAGTTACCAAAGGCCCGGTCAAGCATATTAACTTCCCCAAGGATGCCATTATTGGAGGGGTTGTTAGAGGTGATGTGGCGTTTATTGCCAAGGGCATTACCGAAATAAAGGCTTACGATCGTGTTGTCGTTTTCGCCCTTCCCTCCGCCATCAATAAGATTGGCAAGTATTTCAACTAG